Proteins co-encoded in one Arthrobacter alpinus genomic window:
- a CDS encoding phage tail sheath family protein, with amino-acid sequence MPVSTSYPGVYITEVDSGVHTITGVATSITAFIGRAARGPADTPVSINSYSDFERTFGGLWLQSSLGYAVRDFYRNGGRRAIVVRLFHNSAPDAVGQTQGAGTIAARKIAMDTANAVSGATPALAADAAQTKADTYVDQAAKALAQKVATAAKTAVTAGATVASVQAAAVAAALAATQLDFATLALGGLVLTAKAPGAWGNGLRARVKLLHVKDPVTNADTTVPNIFNLMVRDASTGNVETFLNVSIETGNRRRVDLVLAAESALVAAAGAPGTVPPESPEPNNGKGQFDPWADNYVAATATDAELPATNTVVAPDGQASDGLALDSTDFNGQGKRAAKRGLYALDNADLFNLLCIPPYQAGASGGPNDGDIEYGALVPDAVAYCQARRAVLVLDSPHDWSEAAEVVTGMANQAVATTSNYAVLYFPRMVVPDPLRDNRPGELVPSGALAGIMARTDSSRGVWKAPAGLEATVNGTQKLTVPLTDAENGNLNPLGVNCLRTFPASGTVAWGARTLEGNDQLASEWKYLPVRRTALFIEESLFRGTQWVVFEPNDEPLWAQVRLNVGAFMHDLFRQGAFQGSTPKDAYFVKCDSETTTQNDINAGVVNILVGFAPLKPAEFVIISLQQIAGAVQA; translated from the coding sequence ATGCCAGTGTCAACAAGTTATCCGGGCGTCTACATCACCGAAGTAGACAGCGGCGTCCACACCATCACCGGAGTGGCAACCTCCATCACCGCCTTCATTGGGAGGGCCGCCAGAGGTCCGGCCGACACTCCCGTGAGCATCAACAGCTACTCCGACTTTGAACGGACATTTGGCGGTCTCTGGCTGCAAAGCTCCTTGGGCTACGCCGTCCGCGACTTCTACAGAAACGGCGGCAGGCGGGCGATCGTTGTCCGCCTGTTCCACAACAGCGCCCCAGACGCAGTTGGCCAGACGCAGGGTGCCGGAACCATCGCGGCCCGCAAGATTGCCATGGACACGGCCAATGCTGTGTCCGGCGCAACGCCGGCGCTCGCAGCCGACGCCGCACAGACGAAGGCAGACACCTATGTGGATCAGGCCGCCAAGGCCCTGGCACAGAAGGTGGCAACCGCAGCAAAGACGGCCGTCACAGCGGGTGCCACGGTGGCATCGGTGCAGGCCGCAGCCGTGGCAGCAGCCCTCGCGGCAACCCAGCTGGACTTTGCAACCCTTGCCCTCGGTGGCCTGGTCCTGACAGCAAAGGCACCGGGTGCTTGGGGCAACGGGTTACGTGCCCGGGTCAAGCTGCTGCATGTGAAGGACCCGGTGACCAATGCCGACACCACGGTGCCCAATATCTTCAACCTCATGGTCCGCGATGCCAGCACCGGCAACGTGGAAACTTTCCTCAACGTGTCCATTGAGACCGGCAACCGCCGCCGCGTGGACTTGGTGCTGGCGGCCGAATCGGCACTCGTCGCCGCTGCGGGGGCGCCGGGGACGGTCCCGCCGGAGAGCCCGGAGCCCAACAATGGGAAGGGCCAGTTTGACCCATGGGCCGACAACTACGTGGCTGCTACGGCAACAGACGCTGAACTGCCGGCCACCAACACCGTAGTGGCGCCAGATGGCCAGGCGAGTGACGGCCTTGCACTGGACAGCACCGACTTCAATGGACAGGGTAAGCGGGCGGCAAAGCGGGGCCTCTACGCTCTGGACAATGCGGACCTGTTCAACCTGCTGTGCATCCCGCCGTACCAAGCAGGCGCCAGTGGCGGTCCCAACGACGGCGACATTGAGTACGGTGCTCTTGTTCCGGATGCAGTGGCCTACTGCCAGGCGCGCCGGGCTGTCCTGGTGCTCGACTCCCCGCATGACTGGAGCGAAGCGGCAGAGGTCGTCACAGGCATGGCAAACCAGGCCGTAGCCACCACCAGTAACTACGCGGTGCTGTATTTCCCCCGGATGGTGGTGCCGGATCCGCTGCGCGACAACAGGCCCGGGGAACTGGTGCCCAGCGGTGCCCTGGCTGGAATCATGGCCCGCACAGACAGTAGCCGGGGTGTCTGGAAGGCGCCCGCCGGCCTGGAGGCCACAGTCAACGGCACCCAGAAGCTCACGGTGCCGCTGACGGATGCCGAAAACGGAAACCTGAACCCGCTGGGCGTGAACTGCCTGCGCACCTTCCCAGCCTCCGGCACGGTGGCATGGGGTGCGCGCACCCTCGAAGGGAACGACCAGCTGGCTTCGGAATGGAAATACCTGCCCGTGCGCCGTACGGCGCTGTTCATCGAGGAGAGCCTGTTCCGTGGCACACAGTGGGTCGTGTTTGAACCCAATGATGAACCGCTGTGGGCGCAGGTCCGTCTCAACGTGGGTGCGTTCATGCACGATTTGTTTAGGCAGGGCGCCTTCCAAGGGTCCACGCCCAAGGACGCGTACTTTGTGAAGTGCGACTCCGAAACCACCACGCAGAACGACATCAACGCCGGTGTGGTGAACATACTGGTGGGTTTCGCGCCGCTCAAGCCAGCCGAATTCGTTATTATTTCGCTCCAGCAAATCGCCGGCGCGGTCCAGGCCTGA
- a CDS encoding eCIS core domain-containing protein: MAEMFQRAVAEKARAAVQAPVARPALPLEVAGRHGGGSPLPEAERREFEGRFGTDFSRVRVHADAAAAGLAVSLNAAALTVGSDIFFASGLYAPGTAEGRTLLAHELTHTLQPAGEGLSAQGDAAEQAAEQSAAAYTGGHTMHVPHRGAALPGAIRRQPLNGASGPGQADPGTALIEGASPILASAIGSQNLDNFPTGQAEPTPDHLAQLKVLAATINILLRSYPRSSITIIGHADTVGEDASNVTLGQGRAEAVAAALYQMDVPAIISTQSQGEGPSQAVVTGDKVSNARNRRVEIRFHPRKSPMGRMVPELVPPSKPGGVTFGGPVDQGGGKPIDLNFHPKPVPDDGSNLPRDYYKPLPPPIPGSGRTSLLETAGQKIIDPVIDAVAGWLSKDKRDWLKEKARDGVEKGSKALVRAAAKDVGITDNGQLDDIEKAVENAIKYKGGNGDRGEKWDQGERWDQRGKTP, encoded by the coding sequence ATGGCTGAGATGTTTCAGCGAGCGGTCGCGGAAAAGGCCAGGGCGGCCGTGCAGGCTCCCGTGGCCCGCCCGGCACTCCCGCTGGAGGTGGCCGGCCGGCATGGTGGAGGCAGCCCACTGCCCGAGGCCGAGCGCCGGGAATTTGAGGGCCGCTTCGGCACAGATTTCAGCAGGGTCCGGGTCCATGCCGACGCCGCGGCGGCAGGACTGGCCGTCTCGCTAAATGCCGCAGCCTTAACCGTTGGCAGTGACATCTTCTTTGCGTCCGGGCTCTACGCGCCCGGCACAGCTGAGGGCCGCACACTGCTGGCCCATGAACTGACACACACGCTGCAGCCGGCAGGTGAGGGCCTCTCCGCCCAAGGCGACGCGGCGGAACAGGCAGCGGAACAAAGTGCCGCAGCCTACACGGGCGGCCACACCATGCATGTGCCGCACCGCGGCGCAGCCCTGCCTGGTGCCATCAGGCGCCAGCCGCTGAACGGCGCCAGTGGCCCCGGACAGGCTGACCCCGGAACGGCCTTGATTGAAGGCGCATCGCCCATTCTTGCTTCTGCAATCGGATCCCAGAACTTGGACAATTTCCCCACCGGCCAGGCGGAACCGACTCCGGACCACCTAGCGCAGTTGAAGGTCTTGGCCGCAACCATCAACATCTTGCTCAGGAGCTATCCGCGCTCGAGCATAACCATCATCGGCCACGCAGACACCGTGGGTGAAGATGCCAGCAATGTCACCCTGGGTCAGGGCCGTGCCGAGGCCGTGGCGGCCGCACTGTACCAAATGGATGTCCCGGCCATCATCTCCACCCAAAGCCAGGGCGAGGGCCCCTCGCAGGCTGTGGTAACAGGGGACAAGGTCTCCAATGCCCGCAACAGGCGGGTTGAGATTCGCTTCCACCCCCGCAAGTCCCCGATGGGCAGGATGGTCCCGGAGCTTGTCCCGCCGTCGAAACCGGGCGGTGTCACGTTTGGCGGGCCCGTCGACCAAGGCGGCGGCAAGCCGATTGACCTGAACTTCCATCCCAAGCCCGTGCCGGACGACGGCAGCAACCTCCCTCGGGACTACTACAAACCGCTGCCCCCGCCGATTCCGGGGAGCGGGCGGACGTCGCTGTTGGAAACCGCTGGCCAAAAAATCATTGACCCGGTCATTGACGCCGTGGCCGGTTGGTTGTCCAAAGACAAACGCGACTGGCTCAAGGAGAAGGCCCGAGACGGCGTCGAAAAAGGATCCAAGGCCCTTGTTCGTGCCGCGGCGAAAGACGTCGGCATCACGGACAATGGCCAGCTGGATGACATCGAGAAGGCCGTTGAAAACGCCATAAAATACAAGGGCGGCAATGGGGACCGGGGCGAAAAGTGGGACCAAGGCGAGCGATGGGACCAAAGGGGGAAAACGCCATGA
- a CDS encoding ATP-binding protein yields the protein MNAREQWLATNDDFLSVRLDWLRGRLQALADGTRHLPGPGANDSRDAVGSAVEPAGPEPRSLPIPPAPGPDLPLARLASSFGLTGFETDIVFLCAAMELDTGMGALCAAAQHDSGLDHPTFALAMRLFDGPAWDAMSPDGPLRHWPLINIGAQGPLTVARLTADERVVNFIKGLHHLDWRLGGLLAPVPAPETLPPSQTEIAVRICALVQATRPVQEFMLTGSSRSSKELVAATVARAFGLELFKLDAEILPGGQPDTVPLARLWHREVLLNAVALFIDAADAGPAGQQLVRRWLSESGGLVFVAVHEPWPRAEALSVHVARPTAGEQSVVWRAGLDAEGAAVLACHFDLDLPAIADTLARAAISPSARRLDAPADGAPEFAAVWAAALDAARPALDQLAQRVPAKARLAQLKLPDAEMALLREIVGQVAHRGTVYYDYGFAARLNRGTGISVLFAGESGTGKTMAAEALAAELGLLLYKIDLSAVVSKYIGETEKNLRSLFDAAESGGAVLFFDEADALFGKRSEVRDSHDRYANIEVSYLLQRMESFNGLAVLASNRKDSVDPAFLRRLRFVVNFPFPAQAQRHSIWQEAFPAETPVGGLDLDRLARLNLTGGSIHNVALNAAFLAANDGGLVTMELMLAAARTEFRKLERPINDADFAWAPGVDRHGH from the coding sequence ATGAACGCGCGGGAGCAATGGCTGGCCACCAATGACGACTTCCTCTCGGTCCGCCTCGACTGGTTGCGCGGCAGGCTGCAGGCGCTCGCCGACGGCACTCGGCATTTACCAGGCCCGGGTGCGAATGACAGCCGTGACGCCGTGGGCTCTGCGGTGGAACCCGCCGGTCCGGAACCCCGATCGTTGCCTATCCCGCCGGCCCCCGGGCCCGATCTTCCTCTGGCTCGGCTTGCTTCCTCGTTCGGCCTGACCGGCTTTGAAACGGACATCGTGTTCCTGTGCGCCGCCATGGAACTGGACACCGGGATGGGTGCCCTTTGCGCGGCGGCACAGCACGATTCAGGACTTGACCACCCCACCTTTGCCCTGGCCATGAGGCTCTTTGACGGCCCAGCCTGGGACGCCATGTCCCCGGACGGGCCGCTGCGACATTGGCCGCTGATCAACATTGGGGCGCAAGGGCCACTTACCGTCGCCAGGCTCACGGCCGACGAACGCGTGGTGAACTTCATCAAGGGGCTGCATCACCTGGACTGGAGACTCGGCGGACTTCTTGCGCCAGTGCCCGCTCCTGAGACCCTCCCGCCGTCGCAGACGGAAATCGCCGTGCGGATCTGTGCCCTGGTGCAGGCCACCAGGCCCGTGCAGGAATTCATGCTGACCGGCAGCAGTCGAAGCAGCAAAGAGCTGGTGGCCGCAACTGTGGCCCGTGCCTTTGGGCTGGAGCTGTTCAAGCTCGATGCCGAAATCCTCCCGGGCGGGCAGCCGGACACCGTGCCGTTGGCCCGCTTGTGGCACAGGGAGGTGCTACTCAACGCCGTGGCACTCTTTATTGATGCTGCCGACGCCGGACCGGCCGGGCAGCAGCTGGTGCGCCGATGGTTGTCCGAATCGGGGGGACTGGTGTTTGTGGCCGTCCACGAACCATGGCCCCGTGCGGAAGCCTTGAGCGTTCACGTTGCCCGGCCCACTGCAGGGGAGCAGTCTGTGGTGTGGCGTGCTGGGCTCGACGCCGAGGGTGCCGCCGTGCTGGCTTGCCATTTCGACCTGGACTTGCCGGCCATTGCGGATACCTTGGCTCGAGCCGCCATAAGCCCGTCCGCCCGCCGCCTTGACGCCCCCGCCGATGGAGCCCCGGAGTTTGCCGCGGTCTGGGCGGCCGCCCTGGACGCGGCTCGGCCCGCCCTGGACCAGCTGGCACAACGGGTTCCGGCGAAGGCTCGGCTGGCGCAGCTCAAGCTCCCGGACGCCGAGATGGCGCTGCTGCGCGAGATTGTGGGGCAGGTGGCCCACCGCGGAACCGTCTATTACGACTACGGATTCGCGGCCCGTCTGAACCGCGGAACAGGCATCAGCGTGCTGTTTGCGGGGGAGAGCGGCACTGGAAAGACCATGGCCGCTGAGGCACTGGCCGCCGAGCTGGGACTGCTGCTGTACAAGATCGACCTCTCCGCCGTGGTCAGCAAGTACATTGGCGAAACGGAGAAGAATCTCCGCAGCCTCTTCGACGCGGCCGAATCCGGCGGGGCCGTGCTGTTCTTCGACGAGGCCGATGCCCTGTTCGGTAAGCGCAGCGAGGTCAGGGACAGCCACGACCGATACGCCAACATCGAGGTCAGCTACCTGCTCCAGCGCATGGAGAGTTTTAACGGCTTGGCCGTGCTCGCCTCCAACCGCAAGGACAGCGTGGACCCGGCCTTCCTGCGCCGCCTGCGGTTTGTGGTGAACTTCCCGTTCCCCGCCCAAGCCCAGCGGCATTCCATCTGGCAGGAGGCGTTCCCGGCCGAAACGCCCGTGGGTGGGCTCGATCTGGACCGGCTGGCCCGGCTGAACCTCACCGGTGGCAGCATCCACAACGTGGCGCTGAACGCTGCCTTCCTTGCCGCGAACGACGGCGGACTGGTCACCATGGAACTCATGCTCGCCGCCGCGCGGACCGAGTTCCGCAAGCTTGAGCGCCCCATCAACGACGCCGACTTTGCATGGGCCCCGGGGGTGGACCGCCATGGCCATTGA
- a CDS encoding phage tail protein gives MAQFSVNAQRFDPYKNFKFRIKWDGHYVAGVSKVGGLKRTTEVIKHREGGDPSSSRKSPGRTEFEAITIERGVTHDTDFEAWAAKVWDFGSGLGAEASLKDFRKDIILEVYNEAGQKVLAYNIHRCWVSEYQALPDLDANANAVAIAHIKLENEGWERDTSVTEPTEPSLTPANG, from the coding sequence ATGGCCCAGTTCAGTGTCAATGCCCAGCGCTTTGACCCGTACAAGAATTTCAAGTTCCGCATCAAGTGGGACGGGCACTACGTGGCCGGCGTCAGCAAGGTGGGCGGGCTGAAGAGGACCACGGAAGTGATTAAACACCGTGAAGGAGGGGACCCGTCCTCGAGTAGGAAATCCCCGGGCCGCACCGAGTTCGAGGCCATCACCATTGAGCGGGGGGTCACGCACGACACCGACTTCGAGGCATGGGCGGCCAAGGTATGGGACTTCGGGTCCGGGCTCGGTGCCGAGGCGTCACTGAAGGACTTCCGCAAGGACATCATCCTGGAGGTCTACAACGAGGCAGGCCAGAAGGTCCTGGCCTACAACATCCACCGCTGCTGGGTCTCGGAATACCAGGCCCTGCCGGACCTTGACGCCAATGCCAACGCCGTGGCGATCGCCCACATCAAGCTGGAGAACGAGGGCTGGGAACGGGACACCTCCGTCACCGAACCCACCGAGCCGTCTCTGACCCCGGCAAACGGGTGA
- a CDS encoding DUF4255 domain-containing protein encodes MSSSWAIAAVTATLRNLLQGKMPQLDPVLQDLSVTTRTPDTARKTMTGTSLNVFLFGTAVNAAWRNQDPAPSQGGPASPPLALNLHYLVTAYGRDDSDQDAVSHRVLGAAMGVLHDHSVLGADELAAALANSGVGEQAERIRITPLPLGVDELSKLWTAFQTNMRVSAAYEVSVVLIDSQAPARAPLPVLARGANDEGVHSVLGAAPTLTRMLPPRSQAAARQGETVLVEGSSLSTVGTVLRFTSLWRPQPPTLPLPSVELAPVAGPGPGQLVVALPELADDALAWGNWVPGFYSVAAVTAQSGLPPLVSGAVGLALAPTITLSPHAPATVAVGDTVTLKCSPRIGDGQNIVILCGEASVAPDSVDNPASGDPGFASTPTTITFTAPNAGAGTHPVRLRVDGVDSIPVTFTGAVPAFDSAQQVIIT; translated from the coding sequence ATGAGCAGCTCATGGGCGATCGCCGCCGTCACTGCCACGCTGCGGAACCTGCTCCAAGGCAAGATGCCGCAGCTCGATCCCGTGCTGCAGGATCTCTCCGTCACCACGCGGACGCCAGACACGGCCCGCAAGACAATGACCGGCACATCCCTGAACGTGTTCTTGTTCGGCACTGCCGTCAACGCGGCCTGGCGCAACCAAGACCCGGCGCCGAGCCAAGGCGGGCCAGCCAGCCCGCCGCTGGCACTGAACCTGCACTACCTAGTGACCGCCTACGGCCGCGACGACTCCGATCAAGATGCCGTCAGCCACCGCGTGCTCGGGGCTGCCATGGGGGTGCTCCACGACCACAGTGTCCTGGGCGCCGACGAACTCGCAGCAGCCTTGGCCAACAGCGGCGTGGGAGAGCAAGCCGAACGCATCCGCATCACGCCCCTGCCACTGGGCGTTGATGAGCTCTCCAAGCTCTGGACGGCGTTCCAAACCAACATGCGAGTCTCTGCCGCCTATGAGGTTTCCGTGGTGCTGATCGACAGCCAGGCCCCGGCCCGGGCGCCGCTGCCCGTGCTGGCCCGCGGCGCCAACGACGAAGGCGTCCATTCCGTTCTGGGCGCGGCACCTACCCTGACAAGGATGCTGCCGCCGCGCTCGCAGGCCGCAGCACGCCAGGGAGAGACCGTGCTGGTGGAGGGAAGCAGTCTCTCCACCGTGGGCACCGTGCTGCGATTCACGAGCCTGTGGCGGCCGCAACCGCCCACCCTGCCGCTGCCGTCAGTAGAACTGGCACCCGTGGCAGGCCCGGGCCCGGGCCAGCTGGTGGTGGCGCTGCCGGAGCTGGCCGATGACGCGCTCGCGTGGGGGAACTGGGTGCCGGGCTTCTATTCCGTGGCGGCAGTGACTGCGCAGTCGGGACTGCCCCCACTGGTGAGCGGCGCGGTGGGGCTAGCCCTGGCACCGACGATCACGCTCAGCCCGCATGCCCCGGCGACCGTTGCCGTTGGCGACACCGTCACGCTCAAGTGTTCTCCTCGTATTGGCGACGGCCAGAACATCGTGATTCTATGCGGGGAGGCCTCCGTGGCACCGGACTCGGTAGACAACCCAGCATCCGGGGACCCCGGGTTCGCAAGCACCCCCACCACCATCACCTTCACAGCGCCCAACGCGGGTGCGGGCACCCACCCTGTCCGGCTCCGCGTGGACGGCGTGGACAGCATCCCCGTCACCTTCACAGGTGCCGTGCCAGCGTTCGACTCGGCCCAGCAGGTGATCATCACATGA
- a CDS encoding helix-turn-helix domain-containing protein produces MRTVQSAPASPVLRPFVRAFAQRTLTGTFDPQPMPAFLETVIHFDFGDPLRVQLQDGSCESTRPMSLVGPHTHSVTSLRFEGTIDSFAIFLAPMALWTLFRVPSRLVAERHFDSRDVLGRPLEELWNVLAESTSFLERIELAEAFLYRQLCLDRGAPTATSAAVSLLARCDGRIAITDLAWQMNLCVRELERAFIRELGVTPKRFARVARFQSALDAKVRCPEKSWLDISVGAGYHDQMHLIHEFETFCGLSPTVAMGRLGDSRPVALASWQA; encoded by the coding sequence ATGCGAACTGTCCAATCCGCCCCTGCCTCGCCTGTCTTGCGCCCATTTGTGCGGGCGTTCGCCCAGCGCACCCTGACAGGAACTTTCGACCCCCAGCCGATGCCGGCCTTTCTGGAAACGGTGATCCACTTCGATTTCGGTGACCCTTTGCGAGTCCAGTTGCAAGATGGCAGCTGTGAGAGTACCCGCCCCATGTCCCTGGTGGGGCCGCACACGCATTCGGTCACCAGTCTGCGGTTCGAGGGCACCATCGATTCCTTCGCCATCTTCTTGGCGCCCATGGCCCTATGGACGCTGTTTCGGGTGCCGAGCCGACTGGTGGCGGAGAGGCATTTCGATTCGCGGGACGTGTTGGGACGTCCCCTTGAGGAACTGTGGAACGTCTTGGCCGAATCAACCAGCTTTCTTGAGCGAATAGAGCTGGCGGAGGCGTTCCTGTACCGGCAGTTGTGTCTGGACAGGGGCGCACCGACCGCCACGTCGGCAGCGGTGTCCCTGCTGGCCCGGTGTGACGGTCGCATCGCCATCACGGATTTGGCATGGCAAATGAACCTGTGTGTGCGGGAGCTGGAGAGGGCCTTCATTCGCGAACTCGGCGTTACGCCGAAGCGGTTCGCGCGGGTGGCGCGCTTCCAGTCGGCATTAGACGCCAAAGTCCGTTGCCCGGAGAAGTCGTGGCTGGACATCTCGGTCGGCGCTGGCTATCACGACCAAATGCACCTGATCCATGAGTTTGAGACGTTCTGTGGTCTTTCTCCCACAGTGGCCATGGGCCGCCTGGGGGATTCCCGGCCGGTGGCACTGGCGTCTTGGCAGGCCTAG